One region of Edaphobacter bradus genomic DNA includes:
- a CDS encoding TonB-dependent receptor: protein MHQTKVVVDTSFQPGSPFKKSKYFMLFLMCVIFFGFSLQLAAQIDRGGVAGTVRDPSGAVVAGAQLTLTNEATGISEKARASSSGTYVFEAVLPGTYTLRVEARGFGTYIANGLQVHIQSVITADVQLTLGSVSQQVTVTSAAPLLQAQDASLGQTVSSAAVNDLPLNGRNWLSLTMLAAGTYVNPGSSPNNVTSVLANGAENGQVDFRLNGINDNGEVFGGTTVAPVPDAIVEFKLQDGNNSAEFGHSAGAVVNAAVKSGTNSLRGDVWEYFRNEALNANDYFSNLHHLRRQEYRQNQFGGTLGGPVYIPHLYNGKNKTFFFFDYQRTPFVQSTSFTDSVPTASMRSSNFTNLQDLINANSGTGTDGLGRKFPHGTVLDPATTRAIASGKIDPVTGLVNTTTGTVYVRDPFYTGSLVGTTNFVGATSQLNIIPTSRIDPNVVKLLQLLPAPTSNGITNNYFVAPLQHSITNQYDIRIDHTFSARDSVFGVFSRSTQNVTSAQPFAGAAGGALQIAFATTQPVYVLALSYTHAFSPTFINEARFGIDHNYNTRILPTADAMGLPEQYGIQGIPQIPNNGGLPTFNVGGFSAFGGRRFSPTIQTTGAYEYSDNVTKIHGNHELKVGFQLERIIGHIVQPAYSRGNFTFSGQYTDIPNLTTGLTGIADMELIPTVSTVSGLPGITAYDNLGGLSSYNGSNYAGTNYSSYYTGIFAQDSWKATPTLTLNLGLRWDYFSPFNESNGRQANFIMDGGNGSTGTYYIAKDGCNVPRSAGFNSLLASYNIQIKCLSGDTVYNAQTTNFAPRLGIAYRLFPNLAVRAGYGIAYGAFDSVGYGGTLGTNYPFQYTLNSPNTTSLVPVTLSNNQTATIENTFGTINLQDSTLINGKNLSLSGKQYNYQTPYIQSLNLNVQYQFTKHDSIQAGYVGSLGRHLDTIGQHNAPSQILPTSVNQTNYRPLPTLAGGSQYFATNAKSSYQSLQTVYTHQFDDGLGVLANYTYGKCMSNDAGKGPLSGGFRAQWLTGFGIKPDYSLCPSDATHAFHLSGQYALPIGKGSKFLSNANNVANAFVSGWHLNFIYIYQSGQPFNVGCPLATSSDFGCNANLVPGQNPYAGPHNRTQWLNPSAFTQPPAATAIGQTDYSVLGGKPQQVRGPTLSNVDASFFKQFKVSDQTIVEFRAEAFNLFNRAQFGQPGQLNFTNLTAFSSITSLRSNPRLGQLALKLYF from the coding sequence ATGCATCAAACGAAAGTAGTCGTCGACACATCGTTTCAACCGGGATCCCCGTTCAAGAAAAGCAAATATTTCATGCTGTTTTTGATGTGTGTGATCTTCTTCGGCTTTTCACTGCAACTGGCCGCGCAAATTGACAGGGGCGGTGTGGCAGGTACTGTAAGAGACCCGTCCGGCGCTGTAGTAGCAGGGGCACAACTCACGCTGACAAATGAGGCGACAGGCATATCGGAGAAGGCGAGAGCCTCTTCTTCGGGAACCTACGTTTTCGAAGCAGTCCTGCCCGGTACCTATACATTGCGCGTTGAAGCGCGCGGATTCGGGACATATATCGCAAATGGCTTGCAAGTGCATATCCAAAGCGTCATCACGGCTGATGTCCAACTCACGCTAGGGAGTGTAAGTCAGCAGGTGACGGTCACTTCGGCGGCACCACTGCTGCAGGCGCAGGATGCGTCTCTCGGTCAGACCGTTTCTTCCGCAGCTGTCAATGATTTGCCGCTCAATGGGCGCAACTGGCTTTCGTTGACGATGCTCGCGGCTGGTACTTATGTGAATCCGGGATCATCGCCCAATAACGTAACCTCTGTGTTGGCGAATGGTGCGGAGAATGGCCAGGTAGACTTCAGGTTGAACGGAATCAATGACAATGGCGAAGTGTTTGGAGGTACCACCGTTGCACCGGTTCCAGATGCAATCGTGGAATTCAAGTTGCAGGACGGCAACAACAGCGCAGAATTCGGCCATTCTGCGGGCGCGGTAGTGAATGCCGCGGTCAAGTCCGGTACAAACTCACTGCGGGGCGACGTCTGGGAGTACTTCAGGAACGAGGCGCTCAACGCCAACGATTACTTCTCCAACTTGCATCATCTGAGGCGTCAGGAATATCGCCAGAATCAGTTTGGCGGAACACTCGGCGGCCCCGTCTACATTCCGCATCTCTATAACGGGAAAAACAAGACATTCTTTTTCTTTGACTACCAGCGCACGCCGTTTGTGCAGTCGACCAGCTTTACGGACAGTGTTCCGACCGCTTCGATGAGGAGCAGCAACTTCACAAATCTGCAGGATTTGATCAACGCGAATAGTGGAACGGGGACCGACGGGTTGGGACGCAAATTCCCCCATGGAACAGTCCTTGATCCCGCGACAACGCGAGCTATCGCATCGGGCAAGATTGATCCGGTGACGGGTCTAGTCAATACCACGACCGGCACAGTGTATGTCCGTGATCCGTTCTACACCGGAAGCTTGGTAGGAACCACCAACTTCGTTGGCGCTACATCGCAGCTCAACATCATTCCTACTTCCCGAATCGATCCCAACGTGGTCAAGTTGCTTCAGTTGCTTCCGGCTCCAACTTCGAATGGCATTACGAATAACTATTTCGTCGCTCCTTTGCAGCACTCAATCACCAATCAGTACGATATACGAATCGATCACACCTTCAGCGCGAGAGACTCGGTCTTTGGGGTCTTTAGCCGAAGCACGCAAAATGTTACGTCGGCCCAGCCGTTTGCTGGTGCTGCGGGCGGAGCGCTGCAGATCGCATTTGCGACGACTCAGCCCGTATATGTACTCGCCTTGAGCTACACACATGCATTTTCCCCCACCTTTATCAACGAAGCGCGCTTTGGAATTGATCACAACTACAACACGCGGATCCTGCCCACTGCTGACGCGATGGGCTTACCTGAGCAGTATGGCATCCAGGGAATACCGCAGATTCCCAACAACGGTGGACTGCCTACCTTCAATGTAGGTGGATTCAGTGCATTTGGAGGCCGCCGGTTCAGTCCGACAATTCAAACAACTGGTGCGTATGAGTACTCCGATAATGTGACCAAGATCCACGGAAACCATGAGCTAAAGGTTGGGTTTCAGCTTGAGCGCATCATCGGACACATCGTCCAGCCAGCGTACAGCCGAGGGAACTTTACCTTCAGCGGGCAGTACACAGACATTCCGAATCTAACCACAGGGCTGACTGGCATCGCGGATATGGAACTCATCCCAACCGTTTCCACGGTGAGCGGGCTGCCAGGGATTACGGCATACGACAATCTGGGAGGTCTCAGCAGCTACAACGGTTCGAATTACGCAGGCACAAATTATTCCTCGTACTATACTGGCATCTTTGCGCAGGATTCGTGGAAGGCCACCCCTACTCTGACACTGAATCTAGGCCTCCGCTGGGACTACTTCTCTCCCTTCAACGAGTCCAACGGACGACAAGCCAACTTCATCATGGACGGCGGCAACGGGTCCACGGGCACTTACTATATTGCTAAGGACGGATGCAATGTACCGCGCTCTGCAGGGTTCAACTCATTGCTAGCGAGTTACAACATTCAGATCAAGTGCCTCTCTGGGGACACGGTGTACAACGCGCAGACGACCAATTTTGCTCCGCGCCTTGGAATCGCATATCGACTGTTCCCCAACCTTGCCGTACGTGCGGGATACGGTATCGCGTATGGTGCGTTTGACTCGGTCGGATACGGCGGAACTCTGGGGACGAACTACCCGTTCCAGTACACACTCAACTCGCCTAACACGACGTCGCTTGTCCCGGTCACGCTTTCCAACAATCAGACTGCTACCATTGAAAATACATTTGGCACGATCAATCTGCAGGATTCAACTTTGATCAATGGCAAAAACCTGAGCCTCAGCGGCAAGCAGTATAACTACCAAACCCCCTACATCCAGAGTCTCAACCTGAATGTTCAGTACCAGTTCACCAAGCATGATTCGATTCAGGCTGGATATGTAGGGTCACTGGGCAGACACCTTGATACGATCGGCCAGCATAACGCTCCTTCGCAAATCTTGCCGACCAGCGTAAACCAGACGAACTATAGACCGCTCCCGACCCTTGCTGGCGGTTCACAGTATTTTGCTACAAATGCCAAAAGCAGCTATCAGTCGTTACAGACTGTGTATACACACCAGTTCGACGATGGGCTCGGTGTGCTGGCGAACTACACGTATGGCAAGTGTATGTCCAATGACGCTGGTAAAGGACCGCTGTCAGGCGGATTCAGGGCCCAATGGCTGACCGGTTTCGGAATCAAGCCTGATTATTCTCTCTGCCCCTCTGATGCAACCCATGCTTTCCACTTGTCTGGACAATACGCATTGCCGATCGGGAAGGGGAGCAAGTTCCTGAGCAATGCGAACAACGTGGCGAATGCGTTTGTCAGCGGTTGGCATCTCAACTTTATCTACATCTATCAAAGCGGCCAGCCATTCAATGTCGGCTGCCCACTCGCGACCAGCTCGGATTTTGGCTGCAATGCAAATTTGGTACCTGGTCAGAATCCCTACGCCGGACCGCACAACCGTACTCAATGGCTGAACCCAAGCGCATTTACTCAGCCACCTGCTGCAACTGCGATCGGTCAGACGGATTATTCAGTTCTCGGCGGAAAACCACAACAGGTACGTGGACCAACTCTCAGCAATGTGGACGCATCTTTCTTCAAACAATTCAAGGTGTCGGATCAAACAATCGTAGAATTCCGCGCCGAAGCCTTCAATCTGTTCAACCGGGCGCAATTTGGGCAACCTGGTCAATTAAACTTCACGAACCTCACGGCGTTTAGCTCAATCACCTCACTTCGTAGCAATCCAAGACTGGGGCAATTGGCATTGAAGCTCTACTTCTGA
- a CDS encoding DUF6259 domain-containing protein: MEGKIEHEPVGERSMNRRTFNKLAGLSALSVMAGGAVLDAEQSTALGEVVLEDETLLAAFDVRTGALTRLHRKSPFWAIQRRAELGVSFRLHAPLPTRRDNFVLGQKQRASKVERLSDRQVRLQWKDLISEHGGVLPITFIAMVTLQNGALTFDGTLVNDSDLHVETIDYPYLGDLDPPARDARMEAKIMRYDNLESAEVYPHFANEKGYWGVDFPTKTFDSCHSLFCLIQSGHEGLYVEMQDSSSRYLLQYTFEQHPGVINNLAPFSSVAAHSVDVQRVPSGDQISGLPVHLDFRTSHFIFARPHSTVNLVPVVLRCYRGDWHAGIDLYKQWRNTWYKPPQIPAWALEVHSWQQLQINSSEEEFRIPYTDLVKYGDECVKNGVKAIQLVGWNLGGQDRGNPSQDTDPGLGTWQELYDAIAQIQAKGVKVILFGKFPWADMTTEWYKKELYRYASTDPYGLQYVYPGDSYHTPTQLEGINNRPFAVMDFCSPAYRDIATKEFQKLLRLNAAGWLFDEVCYHGQVKYSFSDEHGYTPPGYLYSGDIPLARQLRVSANEINSDFLFAGEGPQDWLTQYYPVSYFRGSETPIERYIAPHAPIMAAVNGFDDREQLNEILLFRYIISYEPFNFKGHLSDFPLTLAYGQKIDALRCKYKAWLWDAEFRDTLGANVVSDGAHRYSVFVTESGKRAVVVINQEFDKMNTASVELPNPGTLVIATPEEPDAKPTSGTVTIPARSAAVVMEL; this comes from the coding sequence TTGGAGGGGAAGATCGAACATGAACCGGTGGGTGAACGCTCAATGAACAGAAGAACCTTTAACAAGCTTGCTGGCCTATCTGCTCTGAGTGTAATGGCAGGTGGCGCAGTTCTGGATGCTGAACAAAGCACTGCATTGGGCGAGGTGGTGTTAGAGGATGAAACGCTTCTTGCTGCCTTTGATGTCAGAACAGGCGCGCTAACCCGATTGCACCGGAAGTCGCCCTTTTGGGCGATCCAAAGGCGTGCTGAACTTGGTGTTTCCTTTCGCCTTCATGCTCCGCTTCCTACCCGCCGCGACAATTTCGTGCTCGGACAGAAACAACGCGCCTCCAAAGTAGAAAGGCTTTCGGATCGTCAGGTACGCCTGCAATGGAAGGACTTGATAAGCGAACATGGTGGTGTTCTGCCTATCACCTTCATTGCCATGGTAACGCTGCAGAATGGTGCCCTGACCTTCGACGGCACACTCGTCAACGATTCTGATCTACATGTAGAAACGATTGACTATCCCTATCTTGGCGACCTCGATCCTCCTGCGCGAGATGCGCGAATGGAGGCCAAGATCATGCGGTATGACAATCTCGAATCCGCAGAAGTGTATCCGCATTTTGCCAATGAGAAGGGTTATTGGGGTGTTGATTTCCCGACGAAGACCTTCGACTCCTGCCACAGCCTCTTCTGTCTCATTCAATCCGGGCATGAGGGTCTGTATGTGGAAATGCAAGACTCCAGTTCCCGGTATCTCTTGCAGTACACGTTCGAGCAGCACCCAGGCGTAATCAATAATCTAGCTCCGTTTTCGAGCGTAGCTGCCCATTCGGTCGATGTGCAGAGGGTTCCATCCGGAGATCAAATCTCCGGTCTCCCGGTACACCTGGACTTTCGCACGTCTCATTTCATCTTCGCGCGGCCTCATTCAACCGTGAATCTCGTCCCCGTGGTTTTACGTTGCTACCGTGGAGACTGGCATGCCGGGATTGATCTCTACAAGCAATGGCGGAACACGTGGTACAAGCCGCCGCAGATTCCCGCCTGGGCCTTGGAGGTACATTCGTGGCAGCAGTTGCAGATCAATTCGTCGGAAGAGGAATTTCGCATTCCGTACACAGATCTTGTGAAGTACGGCGACGAGTGCGTCAAGAATGGAGTAAAAGCGATTCAGCTGGTTGGCTGGAACCTTGGCGGCCAGGACCGGGGCAATCCTTCGCAAGATACCGATCCAGGCTTGGGTACGTGGCAGGAGTTGTACGATGCGATCGCTCAGATTCAGGCAAAGGGTGTGAAGGTCATTCTCTTCGGCAAGTTTCCGTGGGCCGATATGACCACCGAGTGGTACAAAAAGGAACTATATCGGTATGCGAGCACTGATCCTTACGGTCTCCAATATGTGTACCCCGGCGACAGTTATCACACGCCAACGCAATTGGAGGGGATCAACAATCGGCCGTTTGCGGTGATGGACTTCTGTTCTCCTGCTTATCGCGATATCGCCACGAAGGAATTCCAGAAGCTCCTGCGCTTGAATGCTGCCGGCTGGCTTTTTGACGAAGTGTGCTATCACGGCCAGGTGAAATATTCGTTTAGTGACGAGCACGGATACACCCCACCAGGTTATCTCTACTCCGGCGACATTCCCCTTGCCAGGCAGCTGCGCGTTAGCGCGAACGAGATCAATTCCGATTTTCTCTTCGCAGGGGAAGGGCCGCAGGACTGGCTGACCCAGTATTATCCGGTGTCGTACTTTCGGGGAAGCGAGACGCCAATCGAACGATATATTGCACCACATGCTCCAATCATGGCCGCAGTCAATGGCTTTGATGATCGCGAGCAGCTCAATGAGATCTTGCTGTTTCGATACATCATCAGTTATGAGCCTTTCAACTTCAAAGGTCACCTGAGCGATTTTCCATTGACGCTGGCATATGGTCAGAAGATCGATGCCCTGCGATGCAAATATAAAGCGTGGTTATGGGATGCTGAATTCCGCGACACTTTGGGAGCCAACGTCGTCTCTGACGGCGCCCACCGCTATTCCGTCTTCGTGACGGAGTCTGGCAAGCGTGCGGTTGTCGTCATTAATCAGGAGTTCGATAAGATGAATACTGCCAGTGTGGAGTTGCCGAACCCGGGCACGCTGGTCATTGCCACTCCGGAGGAGCCGGATGCCAAACCGACGTCGGGAACTGTCACGATTCCAGCCCGTTCTGCCGCTGTCGTGATGGAGCTGTGA
- a CDS encoding DUF5054 domain-containing protein: MENCMKRREFLKSVAALGGILTYDPYEALSLQTAPTAPVPDLAIKRVLVMFKCHFDAGFVNTQAAVVNRYFTEFFPRAIQLADEMRNTGKHPYVWTTGSWLLYEYLEQAAPRDRERMEQAISKGDIAWHALPFSWQTELMDRSMISGATALSGALDRRFGRTTTGAKMTDVPGHTRGLISPLVDSGVKFIDIGVNGASMPAEVPPVFRWKEVGGKELVVMYHHGYGSVATVPNSDLAIAIVVRGDNSGPHKPEEIEKIYSDFGAQFPNARVTATNLTEIANAVEPFRANLPVVTQEIGDTWIYGISSDPLKIARYREIARLRQAWIADGKFRIGDTTDVGLLRRLLLVPEHTWGTDTKTWLDFDNYEPADLARMLHTKNYEVVKHSWEEKRQNLFDGISALPETLQTQARTALRNLDAKKPQLSRSSKEWVGKELETEHFVLRLDAQTGAICRLRNQATGREWATEDYPLALFSYQTLSQQDYARFMSNYIISAVDWAKKDFGKPNIERFGAESRNRMPSLIEARCKEDAEGHRLVARLEVRDSKALESGKAAFPQQMYLELILPRREPVIRLNFSWFQKPATRLPEALWLTFNPVTSGAESWMMDKSGEEISPFEVVPSGGRHLHAVDTGLRYKDGNEVLAIETLDAPLFAFGEKSPLNFSKSQPDLSKGVHCNLFNNAWGTNYLMWYGEDMRFRFTLKC; encoded by the coding sequence ATGGAAAACTGCATGAAACGTCGCGAATTCTTGAAGTCTGTTGCTGCCCTTGGAGGCATCCTTACGTACGACCCGTACGAAGCCCTTTCCCTGCAAACTGCTCCGACAGCACCGGTGCCTGACTTGGCGATCAAGCGAGTCCTGGTGATGTTCAAGTGTCACTTTGATGCGGGGTTCGTCAACACCCAGGCAGCAGTGGTCAATCGCTACTTCACCGAGTTCTTCCCGCGGGCGATCCAGTTGGCAGATGAGATGCGCAATACCGGCAAGCATCCTTACGTTTGGACCACCGGATCATGGTTGCTCTATGAGTACCTTGAGCAGGCTGCGCCGAGAGACCGGGAACGGATGGAGCAGGCCATCTCCAAGGGTGACATCGCGTGGCACGCTTTGCCTTTCAGCTGGCAGACGGAGTTGATGGACCGTTCCATGATCTCAGGCGCCACAGCATTGTCAGGAGCACTCGATCGTCGGTTTGGGCGTACGACTACCGGAGCCAAAATGACGGACGTCCCGGGCCACACCCGCGGCCTGATTAGCCCCCTCGTCGACTCGGGAGTGAAGTTCATCGACATTGGCGTAAACGGAGCGAGCATGCCCGCTGAAGTGCCTCCGGTATTCCGCTGGAAAGAAGTAGGCGGTAAGGAACTAGTGGTCATGTATCACCACGGATACGGAAGCGTCGCAACTGTGCCGAACTCTGACTTGGCTATCGCAATCGTCGTCCGAGGGGACAACAGCGGGCCGCACAAACCGGAAGAGATCGAGAAGATCTATTCCGACTTCGGAGCGCAGTTTCCAAACGCTCGTGTCACTGCCACAAATCTTACGGAGATTGCGAACGCTGTCGAACCGTTCCGTGCCAACTTGCCTGTGGTAACGCAGGAAATCGGTGATACGTGGATCTATGGGATTTCGAGCGATCCACTGAAAATAGCGAGATATCGCGAAATCGCCAGGCTACGCCAGGCGTGGATCGCCGACGGGAAGTTTCGAATTGGGGACACCACGGATGTGGGACTCTTGCGGCGCTTGCTTCTGGTGCCGGAACACACTTGGGGCACCGACACAAAGACGTGGCTTGACTTCGACAACTATGAGCCAGCGGATTTGGCCAGGATGCTTCATACGAAGAACTATGAAGTTGTTAAGCACAGTTGGGAGGAGAAGCGCCAGAACCTCTTCGATGGAATTAGTGCGCTCCCTGAAACACTGCAAACCCAGGCGCGAACCGCGCTTCGCAATCTCGACGCGAAGAAGCCGCAACTGTCGCGGTCGTCAAAAGAATGGGTCGGGAAAGAACTCGAGACAGAGCATTTCGTGCTTCGCCTCGACGCGCAGACGGGTGCGATCTGTCGACTTCGTAACCAGGCCACGGGCAGGGAATGGGCCACAGAGGATTATCCCCTCGCACTCTTCTCGTATCAAACGCTTTCGCAGCAAGACTACGCGCGCTTTATGTCGAACTACATTATTAGCGCTGTCGATTGGGCGAAGAAAGACTTTGGAAAGCCAAACATCGAACGATTTGGTGCGGAAAGCCGCAACCGGATGCCTTCGCTGATTGAGGCCAGATGCAAAGAAGATGCAGAAGGCCACCGCTTGGTAGCACGTCTCGAAGTCCGGGATTCGAAAGCGCTGGAATCAGGGAAGGCTGCGTTTCCGCAGCAAATGTATCTCGAGCTGATCCTGCCGCGGCGCGAGCCGGTTATTCGCTTGAACTTTTCCTGGTTTCAAAAGCCAGCGACCCGTCTTCCCGAGGCACTCTGGCTTACTTTCAATCCTGTTACTTCAGGAGCGGAGAGCTGGATGATGGACAAGTCAGGCGAGGAGATCTCTCCGTTTGAAGTGGTGCCGTCCGGAGGCCGGCATCTGCATGCCGTCGACACCGGCCTCCGTTACAAGGATGGGAACGAAGTACTGGCGATTGAAACGCTGGACGCACCATTGTTTGCGTTCGGCGAAAAATCACCTTTGAACTTCTCCAAATCACAACCCGATCTTTCCAAAGGCGTTCATTGCAACCTCTTCAACAATGCTTGGGGGACGAACTACCTCATGTGGTATGGGGAGGACATGCGTTTCCGATTTACCCTCAAGTGTTGA
- a CDS encoding M24 family metallopeptidase, with amino-acid sequence MKNKSPSFLENEKELFPVRERATERAQKHQRIQEFLEVHLLDGLIVSRHENIAWATAGVVEIRVAVTRETGPGSLLFTRNGDTYYLTSNNEAPRLAKEEFADLGYQALIEPWYASNPTESARRIVSEGRLGGDDASLGLPVVSMKGLRSLLTEGEIARYRWLGENVADAVTNSLFLLHPGMSEATMQALVAQQLLAKRILPSVLLIAVDARIRNYRHAVARDGVLDRFGMLNICARRWGLVASITRYVHFGAMPAELEEKFEAAEAVNAALMDATREGATAGELFEVARERYTAQGYSGEEQMHHQGGAIGYWEREWIARPGGTEHVLNPQLMAWNPNLQGAKVEDTVVFRDGELEVLTSTPRLPVVETRCNGNVYRSAGVLLA; translated from the coding sequence ATGAAGAACAAGTCACCGAGCTTTCTTGAAAACGAGAAAGAGTTGTTTCCGGTAAGAGAGCGGGCGACGGAGCGGGCTCAGAAGCACCAGCGCATCCAGGAGTTTCTCGAGGTTCACTTGCTGGACGGATTAATCGTGTCGCGTCACGAAAACATTGCCTGGGCTACGGCCGGCGTGGTTGAGATACGCGTTGCAGTGACTCGTGAGACAGGGCCTGGAAGCCTGCTCTTTACGCGCAACGGCGATACCTACTATCTGACCTCAAACAACGAAGCACCGAGACTTGCCAAGGAAGAGTTTGCAGATCTCGGGTACCAGGCGCTGATCGAGCCATGGTATGCAAGCAATCCAACAGAGTCTGCTCGAAGGATCGTTAGCGAGGGGAGGCTTGGTGGAGATGATGCCTCCCTTGGACTGCCTGTCGTCTCCATGAAGGGGCTGCGTTCCTTGCTGACTGAGGGGGAAATCGCGCGTTACCGCTGGCTGGGCGAAAACGTAGCAGACGCTGTAACGAATTCTCTTTTTCTCCTCCATCCCGGAATGAGCGAAGCCACGATGCAGGCATTAGTGGCGCAGCAGCTATTGGCGAAGCGCATTCTGCCGTCTGTTCTTCTTATAGCCGTTGACGCACGGATTCGTAACTACCGGCACGCTGTAGCGCGAGACGGCGTACTTGATCGATTCGGTATGTTGAATATTTGCGCCCGGCGTTGGGGCTTGGTCGCTTCTATCACTCGCTATGTTCACTTTGGCGCTATGCCCGCAGAACTGGAGGAGAAGTTTGAGGCAGCTGAGGCGGTGAACGCCGCTCTGATGGATGCGACGCGGGAAGGCGCAACTGCCGGGGAACTGTTCGAAGTGGCCCGCGAACGCTACACGGCGCAAGGCTACTCCGGCGAAGAGCAGATGCACCATCAGGGAGGAGCAATCGGCTATTGGGAGCGCGAGTGGATTGCACGGCCAGGAGGTACAGAACACGTCCTGAACCCACAGCTGATGGCATGGAACCCCAACCTGCAAGGCGCAAAGGTCGAAGACACCGTCGTGTTCCGCGATGGGGAGTTAGAAGTGCTTACCAGCACACCACGTCTCCCTGTGGTCGAAACACGTTGCAATGGAAATGTATATCGTTCTGCGGGCGTACTGCTTGCCTGA
- a CDS encoding MFS transporter has translation MLSRRRWWILALLCAITAINFIDRQTVSVLAPLIKPIFHLSNAAYGRVVAAFQFGMLTGELPMGWVMDRWGCQLGLIAAVLWWSTATGSQAFMRSGLQLGIMRFWMGTGECGNYSGGTKTVSRIFPKGERTLALGIFNSGSVIGAVVAPPFIVYLAQRYGFRAAFLAPALLGVVWAFLWWLTYRGPSEVTAQDAMQTVPLASLFSQSSTWAVMLCRFFVGPVIQFYWYWLPSYLYSVRHLSLIRVGGLSWIPFFLGGAGGVAGGMAAGWLHKRGTSTYNVRRSTMLGSSMFCFASFLVPFCPSMPISLLIISIAIFGHNFLSANMYGAITDLFPENAVGRATGLSGVAGSLSGLLFPLLTGVLVDRSSYTPVFILAAAMPLMGTISLFLLAQRDRFNAPHQTPECMKYPK, from the coding sequence ATGCTATCTCGCCGGAGATGGTGGATTCTCGCTCTCCTCTGCGCGATCACTGCCATTAACTTCATCGATCGACAGACCGTCTCGGTCCTAGCTCCGTTGATCAAACCGATCTTTCATCTCTCCAATGCAGCCTACGGCAGAGTCGTTGCTGCCTTTCAGTTCGGCATGCTGACCGGCGAACTGCCTATGGGTTGGGTCATGGATCGATGGGGTTGCCAGCTAGGATTGATCGCGGCGGTTCTCTGGTGGTCAACCGCCACGGGCTCACAAGCCTTCATGCGATCCGGGCTGCAACTCGGCATCATGCGCTTCTGGATGGGAACTGGCGAGTGCGGGAACTACTCTGGTGGCACGAAAACAGTGTCCCGAATCTTCCCCAAGGGCGAACGAACCCTGGCTCTGGGTATCTTCAACAGCGGGAGTGTGATCGGCGCAGTAGTTGCACCTCCCTTCATCGTCTACCTGGCGCAACGCTATGGGTTTCGTGCCGCATTCCTTGCACCTGCTCTTCTCGGTGTCGTCTGGGCGTTCCTTTGGTGGCTCACGTATCGCGGGCCTTCGGAAGTAACCGCGCAAGACGCTATGCAAACAGTACCTCTTGCTTCTCTCTTCTCTCAGTCATCTACCTGGGCTGTCATGCTCTGCCGTTTTTTTGTCGGCCCGGTCATCCAGTTCTATTGGTACTGGCTCCCCAGCTATCTGTATAGCGTCAGGCACCTCTCGCTCATCCGAGTCGGCGGGTTGTCATGGATTCCATTTTTTCTCGGTGGCGCTGGTGGAGTCGCGGGCGGAATGGCCGCAGGTTGGTTGCACAAGCGAGGGACTAGCACCTACAACGTTCGCCGCAGCACGATGCTTGGCAGCAGTATGTTTTGCTTTGCGAGCTTCCTTGTTCCCTTCTGCCCTAGCATGCCTATCTCACTTCTGATTATCAGCATCGCGATCTTCGGGCATAACTTCCTCTCGGCGAACATGTACGGCGCAATTACAGACCTCTTTCCCGAGAACGCCGTAGGGCGCGCGACTGGTTTGAGCGGAGTTGCTGGCAGCCTAAGCGGGCTCCTCTTCCCTTTGTTGACAGGGGTGCTCGTAGACCGGAGTTCGTATACTCCAGTCTTTATACTTGCCGCAGCCATGCCTCTCATGGGAACAATCTCGTTGTTCCTCCTGGCACAGCGAGATCGTTTCAACGCGCCTCACCAGACGCCCGAATGTATGAAGTATCCTAAGTGA